Genomic DNA from Aminobacterium mobile DSM 12262:
CTACCTCCTCAGGAGCCGCCAGTTTTGTTTTTCTTTCCTTCAAAAAATTCTTTTAGATTTTCAGGTAATTCATACTCTACGCAGGAACAGCCAGTTTCAACTTGCCCAAATACTATATTTAGAATAGCTTCAGCAAGCATTTCTTTTGGAGGCACCTCATAGGGTCTCCCGTTATATTCAAACACCCGACAGTTCACATCGGTTCCGCTTATTTCACTACAGCAACCGCAGCTATTCTCTACAACCGGTTGGCAGATATCCTGGCCGTTCACGCGGATCGTAGGCGAAGAAATAAACCTGTATTGTTTTGCAATTTTCGCTGTCTTCATCTCAATTTTGTTATATTCTATCTCAAAGCCCGCAAGGCTCAGCGTGGGGGTAAGTGTCATCATAACCTCGTCAAGTACATTGTCCGTCCCAACGCAACGGTCACAACTTTCAAGATCTAGATAGAGATACTCAACAACGATCTTCTTTTCGGAAGCCGTTCCACATCCGGAAGAGCAACGGGATTCTTCCGATGT
This window encodes:
- a CDS encoding DUF2703 domain-containing protein, translating into MPPNGKQTSEESRCSSGCGTASEKKIVVEYLYLDLESCDRCVGTDNVLDEVMMTLTPTLSLAGFEIEYNKIEMKTAKIAKQYRFISSPTIRVNGQDICQPVVENSCGCCSEISGTDVNCRVFEYNGRPYEVPPKEMLAEAILNIVFGQVETGCSCVEYELPENLKEFFEGKKNKTGGS